A stretch of DNA from Esox lucius isolate fEsoLuc1 chromosome 18, fEsoLuc1.pri, whole genome shotgun sequence:
AATATTCCTCagagtaaaatatttattttttcccaaCTTTAAGTAGACataaatatattcatatatagttgtttttttctttttcttccaaaatagctctgtttttttttccatataaATAAAAGGTCTTCATTGGGAAACCAGGTGTCCATTTCAGCTCGCAGTCTTTCTtagtccctccatccctccacccttccttacatttctgtctctctccctctctctcgctcactcaTCTGCAGCCACACCCTTCTACCACCATATCCTGGTAGTTCTTTAGAATGACCTTCTCATACTCGTCCAGGTAGAGCAGAGAAATAGGGCTGAGCTCTGTGGGAACGCAACACGCCCGGGGGATGTTCGGATTCACAGAGTTGACCAGCGTCTGAACGATGGCGTGGTTGGTCGAGTTCAGGTGATCGGCCAATGGAAAGGGGCACTCCCCGTGGCAGTAGAAGGCGTGGTACCCAGGGGGAGCCACGATCCACTCGTTCCAGCCCACGTCGCTGAAGTCCACGTAGAGGGCGTGCCGGCGGCAGTTGGCTTTGTGTTGGTGcttcctcctctgcttcctgtGGCCTGCCACCTGCCTCTTGTCCCTGTGCAGCACGGCGTTACCTCGCCCGTCGTGACTATAGGTCACCAGCAGGGGGCGAGCCTGGGGCCATGAGTCCTCGTCCTGGTGGAGGGAACGGCTCACCCGGACGTGCCTGCTCTGTCTCTGGGCGTCCTCGCCCTCCTGGGTGTCAGGGTGGAGCACCTCCACCATGAAGCCGTGGTTGTGGTGTCCCCCGGAGGCCCACTGGGACACGGCGGGGCTGACGTCGAAGCTCTCCCAGCGGCTCAGAGAGTCCTGTACCAGCCTTGTGTCCAGGAGCCGAGTCAGGGGTTCCCCGCAGGGAGAGGCCGGGGCTCCGAACACCTCGTACACGTTGATGCGATGGAAGCCAGCAGCGCCGGTGCTTGAGCTGTTGCTGGTGTTGTTACTGGCCGGAGCTTCTGTGGCCCCCAGTACCTGGTCCCTGTACACCCGGAGCTCTGCAGAGGAGATGAGCTCCTCCCCAGGGATGGAGGTGAGATTGAAGAAGAACTGCTGGGTGGTTCTGCCCTTCAGACTAGCCAGAGCCTCCATGGACTCTGCAGGAGAACAAGAGGAGACAGCCAAAGTCAGTCATACCGACATAGAAATGTGTGACAGTATATAAATGTTGCGTTAGTATAGGCAGTAGATCCATTAAATGCCTGAAGATTACAGACACGTGCACACCCACACGTGCACACTCACAATAAGCCTGAAGGTGCACAGCTAGCTGTTCTGGAGGTAGGTTGTCGTCAACATACCCACGCGGTCATAAACACGCCcaagaaatacaataacatgAGTCAAGGTAAACGGAAAAGCTAACAGTTGTCAGCAGCCAGCTGCAATGTTGCCAGGTTCATGTGTTTCACCAGGGCAAATTTCATGACATCAAAGCCCTGGCTTTCCCATGCATTGATTAGATCTAGCAGAGAGCGACGATAACATCAAACCATTACGCATGCTAAGGCCATTAAATGGCATGGAGAATGTTTTGTCATACACGGCTTCAACACGATGCAGCCTTGATATTATTTAATATGGGAAAAAGGCCTCAGATCATGAATTCACCAGTGATATTTCAATGTAATGACAGGACATTGGGAAGAATATCTAATTAGTTAtgtttttctcttctttctgCTGTGCTGCTATGAGCTAAACATTGTATTTGCTTGCTTTGCTTGCTTCAATAAGAATTATTAGAGCTATGTGTAAAACCAATGTCAGGTACATATGTCAAGGTTAACACTTGTATCTTTTCAATTGTAGTCAAACTTTGAACATTTACATGGCATAAAGACATGTTATCTGTCTGGAGTGGTAAAATAAACACTAACTTTGAACTCAGGGCTTCTTTCAAAAGAGGCATTTAGGAAATTCCACCCTCTCATCCTAAATCTCCCTCCAGAAGCACAAAGACCTCAATTAGGCCTATCACTCCTTAGTGATGTGGGAAAACCCCATCTCTACAGCTCTCCTTCAAATCCTTCTCTCCAAaaatccttctctctccctctctcctcagccCCAAATCCCTATCTCCTTTCTCCTCACCCCAAatcccccctttctctcttcagCCCCAAATCTCCTTtttttctgccccccccccccctacccccTCCAGATCCCTGCTGTGTGTTAGTGAAGGATGTGCTCTGCTGTGTGAACAACATGCCGGGACTTGTCTAAGAGTTGTGAACCACAGATATGAGTGTATCAACATTCCGAATTTATTTTCTCACTGTGTGCCAAAACAAAAGATAACGGCTCATGTCGGGTCATTcatctctgcctttctctggcAGTTCCGGTCTGAGTTGGAATGGGAAATGTCCGTTCTGgcaaatatatattaattatttatttattgtcaaAACCGGTATCACAAAAAGAAATTACGCGTCCCGGAAATCTGCGTCAAGGAACGGATTTACATGAATCGATTAATTTCTGGCTTTCACATTATGGTTTGCATGTGCAGCTACACACCTACCGCACCACTCTTTCGAGCTCTACCGTAGGAACAACAGGCATATTGTAAACCAGGCTAGGCTGAAGCGAGAAACATAAAAGCACAGGAGGACGCGGGGGAGGAGGGTTAACAAGTGAACATGTCTGAAATGCGTCCAAAATGGCTCAGGTTAAGATGCGTAGTCAAACGGAAGGGTTCCCAGTCTTAGCCACCAGGCCAGCCATGGTGGTGTTTTCATAGTGTGGCAGGTGTTCATAACGCGTCGGCAGTATTTTTAAGCCACCGGTGGTGTTTGCTGTGTTTCTACGGTGTTTGTAGCGTTCCTGTGGTGTTGGTGGTATTTCAGCGGTGTTTACACTAAGTCAGGGGTATTTTTAGGGTGTTAGCGGTGTTTTTAGGGTGTAAGGGGTGTTTGTGGTGGGTGACCGGTGTTTACAGTGTCCCAGTGTTTCCGCTAGGTGACATCCCTACCATGGTTATGCCTCAGgagaggagaacacacagccaaCTAGCCATCCTGACCCAACCACTCCAATGACTCATGTACTGTGTGGAAACTTCCCCAGGCAGTCAAACACCCAGGAGTCTGTGTTTAAGTCCATCAACGGATGGATTgggttatatactgtatactacCGGTGTTAGACCATAGAACTTCTCAAAATAGCTAGGCAAGATGATGTTCAAACATGACTGATTAAAGTTGACAAGTTTTTACATGGACCTCTTTGGACCGTTTTGTTGCAGCACAGAAAATGAATATCCCGGACGATTTTAAACTTGAATGTTACACATCTGAGCACATGCAAACGACCCTACCGACTGTTGCTACGCATCATAGTTccgcagatacacacacatatggaGTTTACATCATGCCACCAAAAGCATATGCCCCATTATGCCCCGGTTCAACTCTTAGATCAAGACTCCAATGTTAAATACTCCTATTATATTTCTGCATTTAGTCCAATTGGCCCTTACTGAAACAATCATCTGGTCTGCATGTGTTTCTGAGGTATGCAAATGTGTGGTTTAAATGTGAAATCTCGCAGTCAGCGACGCATAGGCAGCTATATAATAAGTGTGTAATTACAGGGTTCTATTATTGGAGCGTGCGTAATTACGCATAAAGTGCGCGCCTTCTGAGAGCGATTGGAAAGGGATAAATCGTTCCCCCAAAACCAATATGACTAAAAAACTGAACGATTTTTCGGTTCCAACCCAGCTCAGTCTGCCGCAGGTAGCGTCTATCTTAATGCGTGTGTAGACAGTGTAGAGTAAGGTTGTGTGTTATTGAAGTAGCAGCCACGCGATGACTATCACCTGCGCACGCACACCACCCTTTCATCCCTCTCCTTCGGCGCGTGTctggaaaaactgttttcaggGCCCACGCAAACACCATTAATTATTAAGAAACAGAATACACTTGGGATAATACTACCCCTTGATGTTTTGATGCCTGTTATAGCAGAGACAATGGAATGATCCGGCTGACGGGTTGCATCACCGCATATTTTAGGGATTACTTTGCACTTCAAAGTTACATACAGACAACTTCACCGTCGAACTCTGACAGCGAGTTGAACTCATTAACACTTTAAATAATCCTTGTTATTATAATATGCACTACTTATAACAGACATGTGCCCCTGACGCGTGTCACTTTTATGGATATGAGTGGGCCTTTCTAAAAACGTGTTTGCGCTATAAGTCTTCACGCTCTGAGTCATGTTTAAATATAGGCTTGACATGTCTGAAGGAGCAGAGTTGCTCTACCTCGCCAGGTGAAATATGCCACTAATACGTACCTTCATGGTGAAAGCTTCTAATCGTGTTGGCCATGCTGGCGGCTCTCTCTGCGTGTCTCCCCATGCTCCGGGGCCTTTTAGTGCTGTGGTCTCCATTCACAGAGTGCATACGGTATAAGTCCACCATGTACTGAGGCACCACAGCCTGTCTGCTGGGGTTTGGCCTCCGTTTAAGTCCGAACATATTGAGGAGCCGAAGCTCGAACTCGTTAAGAAAGTTCTCAGACTGCTCAGGACTTTGCTTCCCTGACTCGCTGTACTTCCTCCGGCCGACCTCGGGAATAAGTCCCGCAGCACCTCCAAGCAACACCTGTGCCAGCAGCAGTACCATGAGAGAACGAAACACCGCGACCATGGTCAGTCAGTCCCTGTGTGGAGAGGAAAGCAGCTTCTGTCAATACACATGCCCCGCCACCGAAATACACCCAGCTATCTCAACAATCCAGACATCGGAGGTTCTCTGCAGTTAACCTAGCTCAGCTGTTTATGCATCCATACAATGGAGATTATTATTAAAGGGGAAATCAAGTTAAAAGGAAAGACACGTCACTTTGAAGtaaagaacagaagggttggGAATAGCATCCCTGCAGGCTATGCTAAGTGAAATAGGAGAATGATCTTTTAACAAGGAGGCAAAACTAAAACACTAGAATATCAAGGTGGGGAAGCTATGAAAGAAAATTGTCCAACAAAAATGAGAATGTTAGCTTACAGGAAAGGTGGAAATCTAAGAAAGTGGGGAAAGAAAGGAAGAGATAGAATAGGGCAGACAAAAAgtctgcaattacagagatatgAGGACGTGTTTAGTGGGGTTGTATAAAAGAAATACTACAGTAAGAACACACAAAGAATGAAAGAATGTAGTCATCAAAAAGATTCTAGTAGGCAGTCGTGGCAGCAGTCAGACAGCGCTACAAGCGTATATTTGGTGGGGCTTTGACGGCCATGTACGACTATAATCATGCGGGATGAGTTACTTCAATGGACTCACAGGTGTGAGATCTGACGCGCGTATATTGCCCAGCTGTAGGCTACTCCACCGCGCAGACAAGAAATCAAAACACCTCAAAATACTATCAGAATGCATTTTAGCATGTTTTGGAATTTAATTGTCGTAACCACTCCCCCCAAAAAGGAAGAAATTCCTTCTAACCCATTGTCACTAATCTGTGATCTAAATACTCGGTAATTGTAGTCAAACCTGAGAGAGAATTTGGCAACTTTTTCCTATGTAAAATGTGTCATTGCCTTCCACAACGAGTACCCCAAAGCTGCTTTTACCTGATAAGGAAGCGCTGTGTCCAGTCTTCCTTCCAGCTTTGGGCTCCAATAAATTCCACATTAATTCGTGTTTATTCCACGCTTTTCCTCTGCGGACGAAGGCAGTCCGTACACTGTTCCGATCGCCTCCTCTTGCACATATCTCCGCAGCAGGGAATTTTGGAAATAATCGCTCTTTCGTTCTCTCTACGCGGATGAAGCGGATTTGTGTAGGCTGGACCGATCTAAGCACAAAGCAGAGCCgatgaacattttcaaatgtgaaaTATAAGAGCGTTTTGTAGTTCTGGTGTAGAAGTTGAGACTATGGCGGTCGACTGTCTCGCTCTCCTGTGCGCAGCACACTAACAGTCCAATTGATTCGTGCCTTCCCTAGGCTTTTGTCACCAAAGCAAAGCTGTCAATCATGCAAGGCAACTActttttcaacaggacacctACAGTCTGTTTAAACTCGCGCTTTAGCCAACTGACAGAAACCTTACACAGGTTTTGGTTGTCTACAAAATGCTGAAACATTAGTCATTAGTTTGTAAGATAATTTTAATTGAGTAGCATCAAAGTATCGGATTTATTTTTGATAAACCTTTGTGATAAACAAAAGCCTACAAATcgattgatttttttttttttttactttctcatTTAGCTTGAGGAAGAAAACAATAAACCACATAAGATCAGTGGGCTACTTCTCAAGTGTAAACATGATACACTGCCCATGTTGGCATAATGTACTTAAAAGGAGCGATCCCTCCTGTTCTGGATCCCTACAGATGATTGATCAAAAGGTGTTAATTCCTGGATTAAGCATGTTATACTGCTGGATCCAAACGAATTGACAATGAGCTGGCAAACGTCTTTGATAGATTAGGCGGATTAGGGGCTGTATTGACTCACTGTCTTTATCCTCCTCTCAGTTTTGACTTCTGAACTTCACCCCTAACTGCAACTGCCTGGTGTCCCTCCTGGCCTGCCCTTTATCctgagaaaaacacaaagatGGACCAAGTCCATAGTCCTCTCCTGGCAGGATCCAGTCAGTCGTTGATTGCATGAGAAAACTAACTTCAGCAGTGTTCGAGTGTGGTTGGGTCAAGCTCAGGTTGAACCTTGAAACAGTGAATTTATTGACACGTTGTCCCAGTTTTCATTCCTTCATTTTTGACTTGTTGTTTCTATAAGTCACGCGTTTCAAGAAACCCCTCAGTTTCTCAGAGAGTGGATATTGTTTGTTACCAGCCCCCAGCAGATATTAGCACTGTTAGAGGGAATATAAGCTGGGCTCCATTGTCAATGGGTGTTGTTGGCTATTTACAAGCCTGCAGGCTTTTTTCGACAGCTCTGATGTTGGAGACATCTCCATATGAAACCCCTTCATTGATTACAGCTAGTTATTTCCATTAGTTGATGGTGCTAGGGCTAAGGGTTGGGTTGGCACCAAAGCAACAGGCCTGGTTTGTTTGCAGAGATGCCAGGAGATTAAAGCCCATTGAGATCAGAAGATATCTTTGTCTGCTTTTaggacaataacattttatgaggGATAATCCCCCTGGATCATCTATTTAGCAATTAAaataggagccgggggagcatacatacataccttTCTCCTGAATGGCTgtctaactgactgactgactcactgactgactggctgtctaACCGACTGACTGGTCGGCTGGGTGACATTCTAGAGTCCTTCTTGCCACTGTGCTTACTGCTTGCTCTTTGgagttttaggctgggtatctggtGATGTACAAAGGCCTTCATGAAATACACTGATTCATAGAAGATACATGTGATTTACAGACTTGTTTGGCAAGTTCACTGATTGGTTcaactgactgtctgtctgtctgaatggcgGGTTGActttctgactgactgatgaACTGCATGGCTGTTCTGATTTCTCCTTATTAACTAATTTTTTCGTCAgtgaaaaagacaaacattcaTTCACACTGGACACTGCCGGCAACATTTGTTAATCTGGAAACCAAAACAGTCCATCCATTCCTCTGTCCGTTGTTCTCTCCATCCACCATTCACAGAAACAGCCCATCTGGGTATACGGTACACATGCCTAATGCTAATTGCGTCAAAACAAACTACATTTTCTACATTGCATTTGTTTCTCTGAGTGCCACAGTAGGGTCCCTATTGTTGCTAAAACAGCACATTGTGGTGCTCTAATCTCTCAGGCAAAAGCTGTAAGCATTTAGATGCTTAAGATGGAGAGATAACGTGGTCTTTCACACAGCGAACTGGTGACTATCTTTAATTACCCAATGATAGGATTAGAATGGGAGAAACAGAGGGTTTATCTGATCCCTGCTTGCTGTGTGCAGGAAtaggtgaagtgtgtgtgtttgcttagCTTGTGACAGGTACCGAGGAATGTGTCCCACACCCCAACAGGCAGCCCTGAGGGAAATGACCAGGGTCCCCACCTCTCAGTCCGCCAGACCACCCAGCACACTCCGGAAGCCACTGTGACCTTACTCCACTGGTTCATATCGTGATCCGCATAGAAAGTCGTCATCTGCTCGGGCTATCTCGAATAAGCAGCTGATCCAATTACtttgttgatttaaaaaaaaaaaaaacagctaacTGCGTACTCCGCCAGCCCTTGGTAGTGAAACCAGGGGAGTCGGAAGATAACATATCAGCATGCTGGCAATCAGGCCCATGGGTTAATCAGTTACACACTAATCAGTTATTGTTATgacatgacacaagtatttcaCTTCATTACATGTCAGTATTGGCCTTAGAATGTTATCAGCTCTGTAAACGTCACAAAACGCTCACCGAAGTCAAGAAACATACATTATGACCCTCCTTAATAAATTCAGCGTGGGGATTAATCTTTCAGTCGTCAGAATTTTATTTTGGGACATCTACCGGCTCCTATCTGTCTgtgagaacaaaaaaaaagtttcccAATCCTTTTGACCTGTAcaggtctgtctgcctgcctgtctgtctgtctgttgaagCACGATGAACACATGTCGCAGACCTACTCCAGGCTTGGGGCCCGGGTTGTCATCACATAAAGCTAACACTGACCTGAGTTCACGTCATCCGTGACATTTGGCCGTGGCTGATGTGAACTTAGTTAATGTATCAACCTTTTACGACCGGCGCTGGACGTCATGTCCATTTATAGTTTGGTGTTCCGTCTCTAATAGGGGAACGTACCAGATGAGACGTATATTGTTAGGGTTTGATTAAGTTTGGATTGTTTTTTATAATCATGAAATCCAGCGTTATTTTGTGCTGTACACATGTTCTGTTCACATATCGTTACTGAAAAGCCTGCAACGTTTGGCTAATCCTCTCCTATCCTCTCCTCTTCATTCTTGTCATCAGTACATTCCAGTGGTCAGGGAGAGCTAAAGCCTTGAGATAACACGGCAGATCCAGCCATTAGCCCTTCACCTGCTGTTAACAGCTCCTTGGCTGGACGCAGGGCCCACATTCCATTGTTTGGACAGAGACATAGTTTAACACACGCTAACGCAGATACCTATCACGAGGCAACACACCTTGGGACTTGGTGCACGAAAATATTCTCAGTATGTGTATATCTGTGAACAATTACCACTATAAACTCAAGAGGAGACAATGCACACATTAGAATATTCATTTTCGTCAGCACGGCTCGTCGGGGTCGAGCAACTTGACGTGAAACCCTTCGACGCTTCAACACCTGAACGCGGAGACATGGTCGCTCGCCTGCATATGGTGAATGAGCGCACATGGTGAATGAGTGCACATGGTGAATGAGCGCACATGGGGCATGAAAGGgcttgtgggggggggggggagcgttTCCTATAGGTTTAGTCCCAGAAAGGAAAGCCACCAAGGTCAGAGCCGGCCAGCCTAAAAGCCAGAGTCAATATTTATGGATAGGGAACATGTGGCACGTTCCTCTACCCACTAATTAAGGCAACAAGTCAACCTCCAGATTATACAGCTCCTCAGAGATCACAGGAGGGGGATCTGAAACATGCCGTGGCGCTCCGAATGAAGAGATGCTAACAGCACTTCTGAGGACTTCCTAGTTCAAATGGACGCTTGTCGTCGCGGAAGCCAAGGATTAAACGGTTCAAATGGTTCACTGAACCCCAGTTGCCACAGGTGAGACCCGGAAGTCTGTGAGACTGAATCCGAAAGCACACGATAAGCCGTTTATCTGTAGCGCGCATCTCAAGCTTCAGCGACAATTATGGTGGAGGGTGTAAATACACACTCCATTCAGTCCGAGAGCTGAGATGAGAGGCAGACAGCCACTTCCGTtttatagagagaaagagagatgaagggagagagagcatgagaaatacagagagaagtGAATACAGAGACCTGCCCTCTGACTTAAACTCCAGTCATAAAGACACCTCACGTCACTGAATTATACGTTTCGCCTGATTAGAGAGCTAGGGCTACGTAAACAGCCAGCGTCAAGATTTACATGTCACCGCTTAAGCACAAGCAGTTGTTTATAGACTCCGGGGCTGGGAGGAAGGAAAACACTTAAGCTATCTATCTATACATTGCATGGAGAGCTGGAGCTTTTAAACAGCCAACCTCAAGAAAGGGTTGTTGTAGATGAATGGCATTTAATGTGAAGTTAAATGCTGTATAGTGTTTAAACATAGCTACTGATCAATTGGATTTTAATGGGGTCTAATACACTGGTGAAAACCTGTTGTTATTATTGAAGCATGTTcattaaagacaacatatgataGATGGTCTTAAACCATCTACATCAATCTAGCATCCTTTCAGTCATAGTAAACTTTTTTAAAGGGTTTTGACCTTCACATGGACAGAAATTCCAGTCTCCTTCATATTTGTTATTTCCCCATGACATTAGCTAGAAAAGGTTATATTTATATGTTTGACTCACTTTCACAAAACCATTTCATCCTCACTAAATTGGATTGTGTCCATACTGGAGGGCATGTGGACGACACAATTGATCTGGGTTTCTCTGGAGGCTTGCTGCTCACACAGGTTGATCTCAAGTGTTGAGAAGAGAGGATATACACTTTTAAAGATCACATGTCAAACAGTCTGGGGCTAATTCATGTGGAGCAGTAGTGTTGTTTAAAGATAAAAGGTACACAATTTATGGTAGCTTATTTTGGGAGAGTATTCCCCGCTTACCAAATAAGGAACAGATAGATAATGACATGTTAGCTTGCTGCACTCAAAAATAATCAAGGGTGCTCACTGAAAGAAATCGTTATATTTAGCCTATGGGCTATTTAAAAACTGCTAAAAGTGTACTTTCATTCTGAAtgtttcttctggctgtgctaaAACTCAATAGCTGGTGGAATTTACATGTTTACTTCAAATTCACATGAATTAGGATATTATTTTTGAGAAATGGTTCGACCAGCTCAATTCCAACTACGCTTATCTTGATCCACAGACATAGAGCCTCAAGTCAGATttgcatttgacattttagcAATTTAACAGACACTATGTAGAGCGTCTGACACAGCACATTCATCTCAAGATAGCTAGGATATGACAcacatttattatcacaattCATTATCAGATGAACTATCAGTAGCTTAgtctgtatgagtgtgtgagtgtgcgtgagtgtgtgatgTCTGGGGGAGAGGTATATAGAGGACTAGATTGTGTCTTGGCATCCACACAGCGACATTAAAGCTATGCGGTTTTACCATGATAATAATCCTCAGGGCAGCTGTCTAAACATTTAACTTACAACGACTGCGAGGACACGCAGTATATGTCTTTAACTTAAACTATGTACGCTAGCTGATGCAACACTGTGCGCATGTTTCCTCTTAATATTCTGTCACTTCCTAACCGACATAATGGAAAAACCTCttagataatgtttttataatgtcaTAATGGCAGTCCCCCGTAACATGTTTTACTCGCACGAAACAAACCTGTTGATACCTCTAGCTCATTGACGTGCTGGTGGCTTAGATCAAAGGAGGGCACTGACTTCAAACATGTAGGTGTACCCTACTGATAGAAAAATGACCTGCAGTACTTTTAGGGGAAATGTTAAATATGTTTCAGCGATTAGGGCCTTTCAACAGCCAATAAAGTCTTGGAAACTTTGTTAATAGTTGCTCACAATACAAGAGGTTTCCTTAACCGTTTGTCTTCATTCGTGGCAGTTGGGGTAAATATTTATGTGACTAACTGTTCTGTATACAGTAAGGCCCCCAATCTGCTCTGGAATGTCATCTAATTGGCGGTTTCCTTTGTTTACCCTATTTAATATGGTTAAGCATAATGAATAATCAGGTGGATAAAACGAATGTGGCCTTCAATTAAAATGAGCGGCTTTAAAGCGAATCAAATGAATGTTAATACCCGTTGTGGGGCCCCACGCCTGTAATTCAGCGTCCTCTCATCACATGCCAGATTACCATTAtgtgtcatttgtaatacaataaACAACAACGTGCAGCTGGTTCGGATTCCCCGTGCTACACGAATGAAGAGGAACAGCAGCAATGTGGAGGGACTGAAGGCACGAGAGCCCTGCCATGATCGCTAACACGGTTAATGCTAACAGAAAGAGAACATGGCCGCAGTGTAAGCCTAGCGCTGTGCCGTGTAGAGCCTTTCTCGGGACTACCCAAGGAAGGGGACGCGAGAACATCTCCATGGAATCTATATCAAATCACTGAGAGGCAACTATATTGGTTAGGTAAAGGAAGACGTTACTTCAAATCTTTTAGTGTCGAAGtaaaatgctttgttttttgtaaatcaATTACATTCACCTTCTACACTAATAGGTGACGGTATGAACAAATGTAGCAGCCTTGTTGTGGAGGTTGCTTGGTTTCTGCTTTGCATCAAGTAGCCTGAAGTTGTTTGAGTTTGGACAGGCTGACAATAGAGAATCTTGTCGGCCCATACAGCAGCAGTTTCCTTGTTCTCTGTAtgtttttcactg
This window harbors:
- the bmp2b gene encoding bone morphogenetic protein 2b, with translation MVAVFRSLMVLLLAQVLLGGAAGLIPEVGRRKYSESGKQSPEQSENFLNEFELRLLNMFGLKRRPNPSRQAVVPQYMVDLYRMHSVNGDHSTKRPRSMGRHAERAASMANTIRSFHHEESMEALASLKGRTTQQFFFNLTSIPGEELISSAELRVYRDQVLGATEAPASNNTSNSSSTGAAGFHRINVYEVFGAPASPCGEPLTRLLDTRLVQDSLSRWESFDVSPAVSQWASGGHHNHGFMVEVLHPDTQEGEDAQRQSRHVRVSRSLHQDEDSWPQARPLLVTYSHDGRGNAVLHRDKRQVAGHRKQRRKHQHKANCRRHALYVDFSDVGWNEWIVAPPGYHAFYCHGECPFPLADHLNSTNHAIVQTLVNSVNPNIPRACCVPTELSPISLLYLDEYEKVILKNYQDMVVEGCGCR